From Curtobacterium sp. MCBA15_012:
GACCATGCTCGCAGCGATGTAGGCGTTGTTCGTCCACACCTGCGCCGTGAAGGCCCCGAGCCCGTGGTCGGAGTAGTAGGCCTGGAAGTCCTCGGTCGCGTACCGGCGCAGGGACTCCGCCGTGCCGAAGGTGTCGACCGCACCCGGTGTCGTGCTGATCCACACCGCGACGACGGCCGCGACCACCGCGGTCGCTGCGGCCACCCAGAGCGTCAGCCAGCGGATCCGGAACAGCGCGGCCGGCAGCTGGAGGACGAAGAACGCGGTCACGGCGGTGAGCGGGTCGACCGGGGTGCCGGTGAAGCGGAGCCGCGCACGGAACACGGTGAGCGACAGCCGGTCGCCGGTCACGGTCCGCGGTGCGGCGCCGCGGATGCGCGCGAGGTCGGTCGCGGCCTCCTGGTAGCCGGCGACGAGGTGGTCGACGTCCTGCCCGGTCCGCGGGCGCCGTCGGGCGAGCCGGTCGAGCGCGCCCCAGCGGTCGCGGTGCACCTCGTCGTAGGCGTCCAGGTCCACGTCGTCTCCCCCGTCGTCGTGTCGACCGTCGCGCGGGCGGTCGACGCCGGTCTCCGCCAGAATGATCCCATGTCGACGACGCGCGTGCCCCGTGACCTGGCCGACGCCCGCTTCGTCCGGGCGCTCGACGACACGGCCGACGAGCTCGTGGTCGGTGAGGCCGTCGCCCTCGACGTGCAGCCGGCGGGCATCGCGCTCCGGCTCGCCGCGGGCCTCCTCGACGCGGTGTGCCTGCTCGCCCTGTACGTGATGCTCCTCGTCGGCACCTCGCGGCTGTGGCCGAGCAGCGTCGACCCGGCGTGGGAGGCAGCGCTGTCGATCGCGGTGCTCGTCGTCGTGTTCGTCCTCGTCCCGGCGGCGCTCGAGGCCGTCACGCGCGGCAAGAGCGTCGGGCGGTACGCCACCGGCACGCGGGTCGTCCGGCTCGACGGGGGTGCGGTCGGGTTCCGGCAGACGTTCACCCGCTCGCTCGTGGGGCTGCTCGAGCTGTGGGGGTCGGCCGGGTCGATCGCGCTGCTCGTGGCCCTGTTCGGTTCGCGGCCCCGGCGCCTCGGGGACCTCCTCGCGGGCACGGTCGTCCAGCAGGAGCGCGCCGTGCGGGCCCGGCCCACGCAGGTGGTGCTCCCCGCCGAGCTCGTCGGGTGGGCCGCGGTCGCCGACGTCTCGGCGCTGCCGCAACGGCTCGAGAACCGGCTCGGCGCGTTCTTCCGCGGCGCTGCCGACATGCGTCCGGACGCCCGTGCGGCGACGGCCCAGCGGCTCGCGGCCGAGGTCGTGCCGTCGGTGCACCCCGTGCCGCCGGTCCCCGCCGAGGTGTTCCTCGCCGGGGTCGTCGTGCTCCGCCGGGACCGCGACCGCACGGCGCTGCGTGCGCGGGCGGCGCTGCTGGACCGCGCAGCGGCGACCGCGACGGCGCGGCCCCCGGGCTTCCCGCGCTGACGAGCGGGTGGCGAGCGGACCAGGGGCGGTTCAGTACCGGTAGTGCTCGGGCTTGTACGGCCCCTCGACCGGCACCCCGATGTACGCGGCCTGCTCCGGTCGGAGCTCGGTGAGCCCCACGCCGAGGGCGTCGAGGTGCAGGCGCGCGACCTTCTCGTCGAGGTGCTTCGGCAGCACGTGCACGCCCGTCGGGTAGGCGTCGCGCCGGGTGTGCAGCTCGATCTGCGCGAGCACCTGGTTCGTGAACGAGGTGCTCATCACGAACGACGGGTGCCCGGTCGCGTTGCCGAGGTTCATCAGCCGCCCCTCGCTGAGCACCAGGATCGACCGCCCGGTCGGCAGCCGCCACTCGTGCACCTGCGGCTTGATCTCGACCTTCACGGCACCGGGCAGCGCCTCGAGCCCGGCGACGTCGATCTCGTTGTCGAAGTGCCCGACGTTCGCCACGACCGCGAGGTGCTTCAGCCCGAGCATGTCGTCGACCCCGACGACCCCGAGGTTGCCGGTGCACGTGACGACGATGTCCACCTGGCCGACGACGTCGGACAGGCGGGCGACCTGGTACCCGTCCATCGCCGCCTGCAGGGCGCAGATCGGGTCGACCTCGCTGACGATCACGCGCGCACCCTGGCCGCGGAGCGCCTCGGCGGCCCCCTTGCCGACGTCGCCGTAGCCCACCACGAAGGCGACCTTGCCGCCGATGAGGACGTCCGTCGCCCGGTTCAGGCCGTCGGGCAGCGAGTGTCGGATGCCGTACTTGTTGTCGAACTTCGACTTCGTGACGGAGTCGTTGACGTTGATCGCCGGGAACCGGAGCACGCCCTCCCGCGCGAGCTCGACGAGGCGGTGCACGCCCGTGGTCGTCTCCTCGGTGACGCCCTGCACGTCGGCCGCGATGCGGGTCCACCGGTCGCCCGACCTGCGGAGCGAGGCCGCGACCGTGTCGAGGACGATCCGCCACTCGGCGCTCGCGTCGGGACCGGGCTCGGGAGCGGCCCCGGCGGCCTCGGCGTCGGCCGCGGTGTGCAGGAGCATCGTGGCGTCGCCGCCGTCGTCGAGGATGAGGTTCGGGCCGGTCCAGGTCGCCCCGGCGACGGCCGCCTCGGCGCTCCAGTCGAAGATGCGCTCGGTGCACCACCAGTACTCGTCGAGGGTCTCGCCCTTCCACGCGAACACGGGGACGCCCGCCGGTTCGTCCGGGGTGCCGTTCGGCCCGACGGCCACCGCGGCGGCGGCCTCGTCCTGCGTCGAGAAGATGTTGCAGCTCGCCCAGCGCACCTGCGCGCCGAGCGCCACGAGGGTCTCGATGAGGACCGCGGTCTGCACGGTCATGTGCAGGGAGCCGGCGATCCGGGCACCCGCGAGGGGCTGCGAGGGACCGAACTCCTCGCGGAGGGCCATCAGGCCGGGCATCTCGTTCTCGGCGAGCCGGACCTGGTGCCGGCCGGCGGCGGCGAGGGCCGGGTCGGCGATGCGGAACGGTGCGGCGGTGCGGGCGTCCGTGGTCATGGCGCCAGTCTCGCACGGTGGGTCCGGCGGACCGTCAGACGACGTCACGGACCGGTGTCGCGCCTCCAGGCCGTCGCACCGGGCGTCGGACGGCCCGTCTCGCGGTCGGGGTCGGTCGGTCGCGCGCCGGCACACCGTGGCGGACCGTCGCACCGGGCGGCCCCTCGCGGTCGCGTCAGTCGGACTCTCGCCGGACCGGGCCGCGGCGCACGACGTCCCAGCCGAGCGGGACCCGCAGGCGCGCGGCGTGCCGGGCGCACAGGTCGTAGCCGTGCGGTTCCACGCGTGTGGAGAGCGGTCCGACGACGACCATCGAGTCCGCGTAGTCGTACGTCAGGGTCGCCGCAGCGCTGCCGCCACAGGCGACCTTGCTGCAGATCCGCACGTCCATACCGGCACCGACCCTACCGGAGGGCCCGTCGGTCGGTCGGCCCCGCGTCGCGGGGGTCGTCGCCGCGTACGATGGCGGGATGTTCCGCAAGCCGCGTCTCGTCACCCCGGTCGACCGCGCCAGGGGACGCTCCCGACACGGGCGCGGCGGACGGTCGAGCGTGACCGGGCCGCACCTCGCACCGGTGATCACCCGCGCCGAGCTGTTCGACCGGATCGTCGGCGACACCGCCCACTACCTGCTCGGGCTCTGGCCGGAGGAACTCGCCGGCGTCGTCTTCCAGGTCGCGGACATGCCGACGGTGGCGCCGGTGCCGGAGCGCATGCCCCGATGGCGCGTGGACCGTGACGAGCGTCGTGTGACGCTGTTCCGGATCCCGGTCGAACGGGTCACCCACAGCCCCGAGAAGGACGACACCGACCGCCGGGTCATCATCGAGACCGCGGTGTTCCGTGCCGTCGGCGAGCTGCTCGACAAGGACCCGTGGGACCTGGCGCCGGACCGCTACCGCCACTGGTGACGCGGCGGCTCCCCCGGTCGGGGATGCCGCACGGCGACGACCGGGCCGGCCGCGCCCGCGGCGGGGACCGCCCGGGCCGACCCTGCAGCGGTGCCCGCTACGGGTAGATCCGCAGCGGTGTCGACGCCTCGGTGGCCGCGCGGACCGGGAAGCCGGCGATGCCCGCACTGCCCGCGTACGACACCCCGGCCACGAGCCCCTCGGTCCCCGTCATCACGAGCTGCTGGGACACCGGCACCGAGACCGTCGCCGTCGAGCCGGAGGCCACCTCGACCCGCTGCTCCGCGTCTCCCGAGCGGATCGTCACCCGGGCGTCGGAACGCGTCGGGTTCACGAAGGACAGTTGCGGCGCGTCACCCGGGGCCACGGCCGCGATCGTGCGGTCGGTCAGCGGCTCGGCGGACGCGAACCAGCCGAGGTCGGTGCGGCCGTCCTCGGTCGGCGTCGTGGTGCGGGCACCGGCGACGACGGGCTCGGTCGCGG
This genomic window contains:
- a CDS encoding stage II sporulation protein M produces the protein MDLDAYDEVHRDRWGALDRLARRRPRTGQDVDHLVAGYQEAATDLARIRGAAPRTVTGDRLSLTVFRARLRFTGTPVDPLTAVTAFFVLQLPAALFRIRWLTLWVAAATAVVAAVVAVWISTTPGAVDTFGTAESLRRYATEDFQAYYSDHGLGAFTAQVWTNNAYIAASMVAFGITGLFVPYSIGQNAINLGVSAAIMHSEGRLGDFFTWIAPHGQLELYSIFLAGAAGLGIAWSWIAPGERTRAQALAEDGRALLSVAVGLVLTLLLSGLIEGVVTRQDWPWPVKIGIGTVALAAVLWYQWVLGGRAHRAGQRGDVEEFERGATALTAG
- a CDS encoding RDD family protein codes for the protein MSTTRVPRDLADARFVRALDDTADELVVGEAVALDVQPAGIALRLAAGLLDAVCLLALYVMLLVGTSRLWPSSVDPAWEAALSIAVLVVVFVLVPAALEAVTRGKSVGRYATGTRVVRLDGGAVGFRQTFTRSLVGLLELWGSAGSIALLVALFGSRPRRLGDLLAGTVVQQERAVRARPTQVVLPAELVGWAAVADVSALPQRLENRLGAFFRGAADMRPDARAATAQRLAAEVVPSVHPVPPVPAEVFLAGVVVLRRDRDRTALRARAALLDRAAATATARPPGFPR
- a CDS encoding DUF3499 family protein, yielding MDVRICSKVACGGSAAATLTYDYADSMVVVGPLSTRVEPHGYDLCARHAARLRVPLGWDVVRRGPVRRESD
- the ahcY gene encoding adenosylhomocysteinase — encoded protein: MTTDARTAAPFRIADPALAAAGRHQVRLAENEMPGLMALREEFGPSQPLAGARIAGSLHMTVQTAVLIETLVALGAQVRWASCNIFSTQDEAAAAVAVGPNGTPDEPAGVPVFAWKGETLDEYWWCTERIFDWSAEAAVAGATWTGPNLILDDGGDATMLLHTAADAEAAGAAPEPGPDASAEWRIVLDTVAASLRRSGDRWTRIAADVQGVTEETTTGVHRLVELAREGVLRFPAINVNDSVTKSKFDNKYGIRHSLPDGLNRATDVLIGGKVAFVVGYGDVGKGAAEALRGQGARVIVSEVDPICALQAAMDGYQVARLSDVVGQVDIVVTCTGNLGVVGVDDMLGLKHLAVVANVGHFDNEIDVAGLEALPGAVKVEIKPQVHEWRLPTGRSILVLSEGRLMNLGNATGHPSFVMSTSFTNQVLAQIELHTRRDAYPTGVHVLPKHLDEKVARLHLDALGVGLTELRPEQAAYIGVPVEGPYKPEHYRY
- a CDS encoding metallopeptidase family protein → MFRKPRLVTPVDRARGRSRHGRGGRSSVTGPHLAPVITRAELFDRIVGDTAHYLLGLWPEELAGVVFQVADMPTVAPVPERMPRWRVDRDERRVTLFRIPVERVTHSPEKDDTDRRVIIETAVFRAVGELLDKDPWDLAPDRYRHW